The following are encoded in a window of Massilia sp. R2A-15 genomic DNA:
- a CDS encoding TIGR02679 family protein: protein MADQERLQRLLGDAGLKRLRLRLRGRYERGFGNGVVTLGKLTPAERAALCGLLGRRPRQGGSLRFNIDDLDAALRNGGLADSLRDALHLLDGPIVERSAQKAGMLARWERVAALCGEPRLAALLGDARAMGMLKRISGGDPESAERLCLAAARVLARLPVPAQARSHLAADVLGDAHGLDPGRPVARLVLSALRRRPADEEEADNDETVRETWAAAGVMVNELARPALFLNLPGARVTAGEPAFLSLRALLRSAPAWELAGRLVSVCENPNLVAIAADALGPQCAPLVCTDGMPAAAQRALLGQLRDAGAVLRYHGDFDWPGIAIGNLVMREFGAKPWRFSACDYDAGANRIPVARRLGDAWVEADWDGVLGVAMRAAGRAIDEEAVAGDLLRDLSQKNTS from the coding sequence ATGGCCGACCAGGAACGTCTGCAACGGTTGCTCGGCGACGCCGGCCTGAAGCGCTTGCGGCTGCGGCTGCGCGGCCGGTATGAACGGGGCTTCGGAAACGGAGTGGTCACCCTGGGAAAGTTGACGCCCGCCGAACGCGCGGCGCTGTGCGGCTTGCTCGGGCGGCGTCCCAGGCAGGGTGGCAGCCTGCGTTTCAACATCGATGATCTGGACGCGGCACTGCGCAATGGCGGTCTGGCCGACTCGCTGCGCGACGCGCTTCACTTGCTGGACGGGCCGATCGTCGAACGCAGCGCGCAAAAAGCCGGGATGCTGGCGCGCTGGGAGCGGGTGGCCGCGCTGTGCGGCGAGCCGCGCCTGGCGGCATTGTTGGGCGATGCCCGCGCGATGGGAATGCTCAAGCGGATTTCGGGCGGCGACCCCGAGTCCGCCGAGCGCCTGTGCCTGGCGGCCGCGCGTGTCCTGGCCCGTCTTCCGGTGCCGGCCCAGGCACGCTCGCATCTGGCGGCAGACGTCCTGGGCGATGCGCACGGCCTCGATCCGGGACGCCCGGTTGCGCGGCTGGTTCTGTCGGCGTTGCGGCGCCGTCCCGCCGATGAGGAGGAGGCGGACAACGACGAAACCGTGCGCGAAACCTGGGCTGCCGCCGGGGTCATGGTCAACGAGCTCGCGCGCCCGGCGCTGTTCCTGAATCTGCCGGGTGCGCGAGTGACGGCGGGAGAACCGGCGTTTCTGTCGTTGCGCGCGCTGTTGCGCTCCGCGCCCGCATGGGAGCTGGCCGGCCGCTTGGTCTCGGTGTGTGAAAATCCCAACCTGGTGGCAATCGCCGCCGACGCCTTGGGCCCGCAATGCGCGCCGCTCGTGTGCACCGACGGCATGCCCGCCGCCGCGCAGCGCGCCTTGCTTGGACAACTAAGGGATGCCGGCGCCGTCCTGCGCTACCACGGCGACTTCGACTGGCCGGGCATCGCCATCGGCAATCTGGTGATGCGCGAGTTCGGCGCGAAGCCATGGCGCTTTTCCGCCTGCGACTACGACGCCGGCGCCAACCGCATTCCCGTGGCGCGCCGCTTGGGCGATGCGTGGGTTGAGGCGGACTGGGATGGAGTGTTGGGCGTGGCAATGCGAGCAGCCGGGCGGGCGATTGATGAAGAGGCCGTCGCGGGTGACCTCCTGCGCGACCTGTCGCAAAAAAACACATCCTGA
- a CDS encoding TIGR02680 family protein: protein MNDLFLTAPDQATPAALPALPEPTRLRWQPLRMGLVELFHYDSEEFWFRDGHLLLRGNNGTGKSKVLSLTLPFLFDAQLKSSRIEPDGDAGKKMAWNLLLGKHERRLGYTWVEFGRLADDGQPEYLTLGCGMAALAARTGVDSWFFMTERQRMGQDLWLINPQRAVLTKDRLGAALGVHGQVFDTAGAYRRAVDERLFHLGEVRYGALMDTLIQLRQPQLSRKPNEDNLSGALTEALPPLPDDLLGDVAEAMSQLEEYRAQLQELIALHKAIAQFNRSYQVYARIDARRHARTLRTAQTGFDNASRDLHDARAALQAAQQAEAKLQAQIASADAMLLRERAALAELQADPTMRDAHRLEESARHTDLRRRDMMLAQAALEEAFLRQRREDEAAARSGERAGAARAALDRALEPAALAAADAGLADRDDCRESIALLGAPELLAQADAGAVARIQQSLLALAARRRDDLAALRRRLRALETAERERQQDREGRDRLADELADMVAQVAAAELQIEQCGAALVGAWQDHAGTLRELRLDDADAVLASLADWVRALEGEDPALAALLHAQQQASERLALQLAEARQQFAALEAQLGELRAEQEALDRGEDQRPPAPYHRDASARAAAKPGAPLWQLVEFREASGASAGLEAALEAAGLLDAWVTPEGVLLSPDGFDTMLVARTSQSPSLADWLEPASGAPVDPALVARLLRSIACGESEAVDAEAWVAPDGRFRLGPLRGAWNKPAAEYIGAASRALARRRRLDELTSLIADLLGKLAASRAQEEDAAVRQMRAADEWRLAPSDEAVRAAHVNASGLERQRRALVDRLAQAQARLAAADERWQIARAQLLQDGEDLRLPVDAGGLASTEAGLMRFEAAVQALLIEVNNLRHALPEHARQLERASEAAADVAGRRLRREQAGQELDEMAARLQTLRATVGVKVEELMQRLAASRVAVEEGEKLLRDGTTALIAASGQLARSEQRVKDGAATLDERTAARHQAIASLERFAATGLLAVALPELDTGSAQWTIEAALNIARRAEQGLQDVSADDEDWNRIQNLVSRDYPDLLSALTALGHQAQADTTDFGLVVTIIYQNRPERPDLIELRITEEIAQRKELLTARETEVLENHLQAEVAAAIQRLLQDAEGRLDAINAELAKRPTSTGVRFKLVWEPLPAGSEGAPVGLDTARKRLLNTSFDAWSEQDRMVVGAMLQNRISSERARADAEQGGGGSLLEMLGRALDYRRWHRFRVLRWQDGQWRPLSGPASSGERALGLTVPLFAAVSSFYSHGGSPHAPRLVLLDEAFAGIDDAARAHCMALVREFDLDFVMTSEREWACYAELPGVSICQLQRHEGIDAVYVSRWSWDGRARRPEPDGARRFPDSEV from the coding sequence ATGAACGACCTTTTTCTAACCGCCCCGGACCAGGCCACGCCCGCCGCGCTGCCGGCCCTGCCCGAACCGACCCGTTTGCGCTGGCAGCCGCTGCGAATGGGCCTGGTCGAGCTATTTCATTACGACAGCGAGGAATTCTGGTTCCGTGACGGCCACCTGCTCTTGCGCGGCAATAATGGCACCGGCAAGTCGAAAGTCTTGTCGCTGACACTGCCATTCCTGTTTGACGCCCAGCTCAAGTCGTCGCGCATCGAGCCCGATGGCGACGCGGGCAAAAAAATGGCGTGGAACCTGCTGCTCGGTAAGCACGAACGCCGACTTGGCTACACTTGGGTCGAGTTCGGGCGGCTGGCGGACGACGGCCAGCCGGAATATCTGACGCTGGGATGCGGCATGGCGGCGCTGGCCGCGCGCACCGGCGTCGACAGCTGGTTCTTCATGACCGAGCGGCAGCGCATGGGACAAGACCTGTGGCTGATCAATCCGCAGCGCGCAGTGCTGACCAAGGACCGGCTCGGCGCTGCCCTGGGCGTCCACGGCCAGGTCTTCGACACCGCCGGCGCCTACCGGCGCGCGGTCGACGAACGCCTGTTTCACTTGGGTGAAGTTCGGTATGGCGCGCTGATGGATACCTTGATCCAGCTGCGCCAGCCGCAGTTATCCAGGAAACCGAACGAGGACAACCTGTCGGGCGCGCTGACCGAAGCGCTGCCGCCCCTGCCGGACGACCTGCTCGGCGACGTGGCCGAGGCCATGAGCCAGCTCGAAGAATACCGCGCGCAGTTGCAGGAGTTAATCGCGCTGCACAAGGCCATCGCCCAGTTCAACCGCAGCTATCAGGTCTACGCGCGGATCGACGCGCGGCGCCACGCCCGCACGCTGCGCACGGCGCAAACCGGCTTCGACAACGCCAGCCGCGACCTGCACGATGCGCGTGCGGCGCTGCAGGCGGCGCAGCAGGCCGAAGCGAAGCTGCAGGCGCAGATCGCCAGCGCCGATGCAATGCTGTTGCGGGAGCGCGCCGCGCTGGCTGAATTGCAGGCCGATCCGACCATGCGCGACGCCCACCGGCTGGAGGAGTCCGCGCGCCACACCGACCTGCGCCGGCGCGACATGATGCTGGCCCAGGCCGCACTCGAGGAGGCCTTCCTGCGCCAGCGGCGCGAGGACGAGGCAGCTGCCCGCAGCGGCGAGCGCGCAGGCGCCGCGCGCGCCGCGCTGGACCGGGCGCTGGAACCAGCGGCGCTGGCGGCGGCAGACGCCGGCCTGGCCGACCGCGACGACTGCCGTGAATCGATAGCCCTGCTGGGCGCGCCCGAATTGCTGGCGCAGGCGGACGCGGGCGCCGTCGCGCGGATCCAGCAAAGCCTGCTGGCCCTGGCCGCGCGGCGGCGCGACGACCTGGCCGCCTTGCGGCGCCGCCTGCGGGCGCTAGAGACTGCCGAACGCGAACGCCAGCAGGACCGTGAAGGGCGTGATCGCCTGGCCGACGAACTGGCCGACATGGTGGCGCAAGTAGCGGCTGCCGAACTGCAGATAGAGCAGTGCGGCGCCGCGCTGGTCGGCGCGTGGCAGGACCACGCCGGCACGTTGCGCGAACTGCGCCTCGACGATGCGGACGCCGTACTGGCATCACTGGCCGATTGGGTGCGCGCGCTGGAAGGCGAAGATCCGGCGCTGGCGGCCTTGCTCCATGCGCAGCAGCAGGCCAGTGAACGCCTGGCCCTGCAGCTGGCCGAGGCGCGTCAGCAATTCGCCGCTCTGGAAGCGCAACTCGGTGAGCTGCGCGCCGAGCAGGAAGCGCTCGATCGGGGCGAGGACCAGCGCCCGCCCGCGCCCTACCATCGCGACGCGTCAGCGCGGGCGGCCGCAAAACCGGGCGCGCCGCTTTGGCAGCTGGTCGAGTTTCGCGAAGCCTCAGGCGCCAGCGCCGGCCTGGAAGCGGCGCTGGAAGCGGCCGGCCTGCTTGACGCCTGGGTTACGCCGGAAGGCGTGCTGTTGTCGCCCGATGGCTTCGACACCATGCTGGTCGCGCGCACATCGCAAAGCCCGTCGCTGGCCGACTGGCTCGAGCCTGCATCCGGCGCCCCGGTAGATCCCGCACTGGTTGCGCGCCTGCTTCGCTCAATCGCCTGCGGTGAAAGCGAGGCTGTCGACGCCGAGGCATGGGTCGCGCCGGACGGCCGGTTTCGCCTCGGCCCCCTGCGCGGCGCATGGAACAAACCGGCAGCCGAATATATCGGCGCCGCCAGCCGCGCGCTGGCACGCCGACGCCGGCTCGACGAACTGACTTCGCTGATTGCGGACCTGCTCGGCAAGCTCGCGGCGTCGCGCGCACAGGAAGAAGACGCCGCTGTGCGTCAGATGCGTGCCGCCGACGAGTGGCGGCTTGCGCCCTCCGACGAGGCTGTGCGCGCCGCGCATGTAAACGCGAGTGGCCTGGAACGCCAGCGGCGCGCACTCGTTGACAGGCTCGCACAAGCGCAGGCCCGGCTGGCCGCCGCCGACGAACGTTGGCAAATCGCGCGGGCACAACTGCTGCAGGACGGTGAGGATCTGCGCCTGCCGGTGGACGCCGGGGGGCTGGCCAGTACCGAAGCTGGGCTGATGCGCTTCGAGGCGGCCGTCCAGGCGCTGCTGATCGAAGTGAACAACTTGCGCCACGCGCTGCCGGAGCACGCGCGCCAGCTTGAGCGCGCGAGCGAAGCGGCCGCGGATGTCGCCGGGCGCCGGCTGCGGCGCGAACAGGCCGGCCAGGAGCTCGACGAGATGGCGGCACGTCTGCAAACTTTGCGCGCCACGGTCGGTGTCAAGGTCGAGGAACTGATGCAGCGCCTTGCCGCAAGCCGCGTAGCGGTCGAGGAGGGCGAAAAGCTGCTGCGCGACGGCACGACGGCGCTGATCGCGGCCAGCGGACAGCTGGCGCGCAGCGAGCAGCGCGTCAAAGATGGCGCCGCCACACTGGACGAGCGCACCGCGGCGCGCCACCAGGCCATCGCGAGTCTGGAACGCTTCGCGGCCACCGGCCTTCTGGCGGTCGCGCTGCCGGAGCTCGATACCGGCAGCGCGCAGTGGACGATCGAAGCGGCGCTGAATATTGCGCGTCGCGCCGAGCAAGGCTTACAGGATGTCAGCGCGGACGACGAGGACTGGAACCGTATCCAGAACCTGGTCTCGCGCGACTACCCCGACCTGCTGTCCGCACTGACGGCGTTGGGGCACCAGGCCCAGGCCGACACCACCGATTTCGGCCTGGTGGTCACCATCATTTACCAAAACCGTCCCGAGCGCCCGGACCTGATCGAACTGCGCATCACGGAAGAAATCGCTCAGCGCAAGGAACTGCTGACGGCGCGGGAAACCGAAGTGCTGGAGAATCACCTGCAGGCCGAGGTGGCCGCCGCGATTCAGCGCTTGCTGCAGGATGCGGAAGGACGCCTTGACGCGATCAACGCCGAACTGGCGAAGCGCCCGACATCGACCGGAGTGCGCTTCAAGCTGGTATGGGAGCCGCTGCCGGCGGGGAGCGAGGGCGCGCCGGTCGGCCTTGACACGGCGCGCAAGCGCCTGCTCAACACCAGCTTCGACGCCTGGTCGGAGCAGGATCGCATGGTGGTGGGCGCGATGCTGCAAAACCGGATCAGCAGCGAGCGGGCGCGTGCCGATGCCGAGCAGGGCGGAGGCGGCAGCCTGCTCGAGATGCTGGGGCGGGCGCTGGACTACCGGCGCTGGCACCGTTTCCGCGTCCTGCGCTGGCAGGACGGCCAGTGGCGCCCTTTGTCCGGGCCAGCATCGAGCGGCGAGCGCGCGTTGGGATTGACCGTGCCCTTGTTCGCGGCGGTTTCCAGCTTTTACAGCCACGGTGGCTCGCCGCATGCGCCACGCCTGGTGCTGCTCGACGAAGCCTTCGCCGGCATCGACGACGCCGCGCGCGCCCATTGCATGGCGCTGGTGCGCGAGTTCGATCTCGATTTCGTCATGACCAGCGAGCGCGAATGGGCCTGCTATGCCGAACTGCCGGGCGTGTCGATTTGCCAGTTGCAGCGCCACGAAGGCATCGACGCGGTGTACGTGTCGCGCTGGAGCTGGGACGGCCGGGCGCGCCGTCCGGAGCCAGACGGCGCACGCCGCTTCCCCGATTCGGAGGTATAA